Genomic DNA from Dioscorea cayenensis subsp. rotundata cultivar TDr96_F1 chromosome 1, TDr96_F1_v2_PseudoChromosome.rev07_lg8_w22 25.fasta, whole genome shotgun sequence:
GAGGAGGAAATCCCAGTCAACGCGATCGAATGCTTTGGAGAAGTCAACTTTTAAAATGTGCCCTGGTAGTCTCCGTTTGTGCATACTAAAAATAAGTTCCTCCGCAGTAGCAATATTGTACATAATGCAACGCCCCTTCAGAAATGCCGATTGTTTAACATCCACCAGGGAACCAATCACTCTACTCAGCCACGACGCTAACATCTTGGAAATAATTTTCAGGGATGAATTAATCAAGCTAATAGGTTTGTAATCCCCCGGGTGCTCAGGCGTGTCCACTTTGGGAATAAGGACGATGTTGGCCCAATTAATTCTCTCTAAGTCGGCCCTATTCCAATAGAAGTCCTCACAGAGTTGGAAGAGATCAGATTTAATCGTGTCTCAGAATTGTCTAAAGAAAATCAAGGGGAAACCATCAGGACCCGGCGCTTTATCTCTCCCCAGTTCAAAAACAGCCTTGCGGACTTCCTCCAAAGTAAAAGGCCTATCCAGAGTTGACAAATCAACAGGGGTCTTGAGGTGAAAGAGCTTCTGAAAATTGATCTTGAATTTGCTGGGCCGCCGAAATCCGAACTGTTGCGTAAAGTGATTGGTGAACAACCTTCCAATATCATGCTCATCCACAAGCGTGGATCCTCCATGAATAACACAGGGGATGAAATTGCGATTCTTGCGACCATTGGCCACCGCATggaaaaatttcatattttcatccTCCTCCTTCAACCATTGCAATCTTGATCTCTGTTTCCAATagatttcttcttgtttctgaaCATCTAGCAGTTTGCCAATAAGCACCTCCTCCTCCCTGGTTTCAATGTCAGTGAGCATCCTCGAATCCTTGGCAATATCCAACACTTCAATCTCATGTAGTAAGGCTAGCTTTTTAAGCTTGATCGACCCAAATCTAAACTTAGCCCAATGCCGCAGGTGAGCCCTAACCCTTgccaatttttttgaaaagataaaagcCCCACATCCAATGGGTGAAATCGCCGTCCACCAGTGTTGCACTAACTTATGGAACCCCTCACCTGTGGACCAGACCAACTCATAACGAAACGGTCTAGGCTTGGAAAAATGACTACCGACTTCGAGCCGAATTGGAACATGATCTGATCCGAGTCTAGGCAGGCTAACCTGAACCACGCTAGGAAAACGATCTAACCACCCCTTGTTAACCAGAAAATGATCAAGCTTAACCTAGATAGGGTCAACCTGCCCATTAGTCCAAGAGAATTTCCTACCAATCGACGGTGGTTCATGAAGACATAGATCTCTCTTAATAGCATTTGCACAATGGATGTCCTCCAACTTAGGGTTTCCAGATTATTTGTCATTAAGGTCTAAGATCGCATTAAAATCACCACAGACGACCCAAGGTCCCCCTAGAACCCCCTTGTTACTGATCAGCTCCGCCCAGAAAGCATGCTTGTGACCCCTATCATTGGGTTCGTACACCACCGTGCAACGCCAACTAAAGTTATCACGCTTAGAAATAAAGTCTACCGAAAGACAGAATAGGCCTACAAAAGCAGTCGTTCCTGTAAACAAATAGCTATTCCATCCAATCGCTATTCCACCAGCTGAACCCTTCGCCACTACAAATGCAAACTGATCCAAACGCGGTCCCCCAATGTCCCGCCAGATTGATAGAGAAATATCTTCGAGTTTCATTTCTTGGATACAACACACATCCGCGTAGTTAAGATTAAGGAAGTCTCTAACTAAAAATCTCTTAGCCGGTCTACCGAGTCCCCGAACGTTccaatttataatattcattaaaCACAATTAAATACCGCGGGCCTCAGAGGAGGTCCCCGCCTGATCAGACAGGTTCAAAGAATGTGTCAATTCTAAGGATCAAATATGATTGATACACTCATGCACAGAATCAATAAAAGATATTCCATATGCATCACAATAACTAGTAATTTGCTCATTGGACCAATCAGAAATCAACAGCGGTATAGATTTCTACAAGACTTGGGTGGCTCGCCAAGTGTCTTGCATCATCATTGAACCGCACTAGGGGCTTTTTCTGTCTTTCACTTATCCTGGTACCCGGGATCTGCCCAATTGGGGCAGAACAACTGTCTCGCTGAAGGTCAGGCAGTAGCTCCTGGATCTTCCTCTCAAACTCTGTCATAGAATCATCCGACTCCATGTCTGCCTCAGGGGATGTGACCTCTGTATCTCCAGCATCCAAGCCCTCTCCCAACACTCCCTTGGTCGGCTGAAGAATGATGTCAGAATCGAGAGCAGAAATTGTCGGAGCCAGAACCTAGTTCCTACCTAAGAATTGCCAAAAAAATCCGTCTGGGTTACACGGCTGGCGCAACAGCCTGGTCACGAAAATTAAATCCCTCCGTAGCCCCCATGGAGAGCTTAGAACCTGTCTCCTGCACAACCTGAGCCTCCATAACCAAAGCATCCTCCAAAACCGGCCCAGCAACTGAACCCAAGCCCAACCCAGGATTCTTCAACGGATCTCGCCCCACATGGAAAGCCTCTTAACAAATCAATAATGGGTCCTCAAAGCCCAAATCAATGCCAACAGATGAGCGACAGCCCACATCCCTATTTAGCCCAGCCTCTCTCTCCAATGGGTCTCCCAAGTCCCGGTCCTAGCCTAACTCACCCCGCTTCAATATCACAGGCCCGGGCCCCTTTGAGAGCAGCCTCGTCTCCTTAACGTGCTCCAGCGGAACACCAGACACTCCTGCCAACGAATCTCGAGAAGAACCTTCATTGGATCGAGCAAGAACCTTAACCTGCACCTGCGGTTCCTTAACCTGCACCGCCCGAACCTCGGACGATCTCCGTGCTCCACGTGTCCCGTCCTTATCGTGATCCAGAGGGTGCGAAGAGCGCACGCGCCATATCTCGACATGTCGGGACTTCGTACACTGACTCTTCAACATCTCTGCATGCTCTGACCTACGTCATTCGGGAGACCGAGCCACCTCCCGTCTACCTGGCCGAACCCAATCCCGGGAGGGACCGTTAGTCCGAGTGTCCGATACCCGGTCCTGACCAACTATGGTCCGAGAATCCGATTCCGTGTTACGGCCGCCATCTCCCTGAGCGCCAATGTGGGAGCTGAACTCAACCACCGTTACCGGTCGCCTCTCCGAACAATGCACAACAGTGCCACCCTCCTCCAAAGACTCGGCATGGGAGCAGGGCTCTACCACAGCCTTACCCTTATCACCAATGGCCACCTTCAGATCCTCCACCAGCTAATGCCCGGGATACCTCACCATCTCCGGACCGGAACCGGTGCCCTCCCCCATCTCCTTGTGAGCAAAGCGGCCGAGGTCACGAAGATACACCGGGAACTCATCCCGATCACCTGTGAATAAAATGGTGTACTTACGCATCCCCATATTGAGCTCCAGCTCCAACGGAAGAACGATTCCCACTCGCAGCCGGACCAACATCGAGACGAAGTACTTATG
This window encodes:
- the LOC120262766 gene encoding uncharacterized protein LOC120262766 — protein: MKLEDISLSIWRDIGGPRLDQFAFVVAKGSAGGIAIGWNSYLFTGTTAFVGLFCLSVDFISKRDNFSWRCTVVYEPNDRGHKHAFWAELISNKGVKLDHFLVNKGWLDRFPSVVQVSLPRLGSDHVPIRLEVGSHFSKPRPFRYELVWSTGEGFHKLVQHWWTAISPIGCGAFIFSKKLARVRAHLRHWAKFRFGSIKLKKLALLHEIEVLDIAKDSRMLTDIETREEEVLIGKLLDVQKQEEIYWKQRSRLQWLKEEDENMKFFHAVANGRKNRNFIPCVIHGGSTLVDEHDIGRLFTNHFTQQFGFRRPSKFKINFQKLFHLKTPVDLSTLDRPFTLEEVRKAVFELGRDKAPGPDGFPLIFFRQF